TATTCCTCCTATTTTCTTATTTTATAAAACAAAACCCTCGGTTCTTAATGCAAAGACCGAGGGAAACGTAAAAATACATTTTTTAAATTAATGTTTGATTTATTTAATAAATGTTTATGTAATCCTCGGTAACAAATTAAGGGAAAGTCCCAGTTACTGTCTTTGGTATTAATAGCCTTTATTAATAATATCATAATGATTATTTATTTCAATAAATCTGTTTAAACTTCAACATCATCATTGCGTTTCATAATGTCCATATCAGTTTCATTTGGTGGGTAAACTCCATCATTTTGTCGTTTTTTGTACCATTCAAATTGACCTTCAAAAGGATGCAACCTTCTAACTTCTTGACTTAATTCTAAATAAATATCATCACTCATTTTATTTCAATTATATTTAAAGAATTTTCTGCCTGATTGGAAATCTCCTAGTTCTTTAACCATTCCTAATGAATTCATTCCATCAACTACATGTTTTCCCATGAAACTTCCAAAACGAATTTCACGGTTTCTGTTTCTTGCTCCAATTAATCCTAATAAAACAAAGAATACACCAAATGCTAATAAAATTCCTGCTTGTTGCATAATGTATAAAGTATCAGTTGTATTAAATCCGTGTTCTCCGACTCCATATACAATTGCACCAAGTCCATGTAGAACATAAGTAAACTCAGCTACAAAACTAATTTTGTGAAAGAATTCAAATTGCATAAATGAAGGAAATGTTCCTCAACCAGAAGATATGTTAATAACTAAATAAATAATAATTAAAACTTTTGATACTGTTTCGTCTTTAATTAAGAACCACAGTCCCTGAATTGTTAATACAAAGATTAAATCAACAAATAATAACCAAACCCACACTGAAAACATTGCAGCTGATCCAATTGCGATTCATCCTGTAAATGATAAGGCAATTGTTAATGCACTAACTTGTAAGATACCGGTTGTTAACATTAATAAAGTTTTAGATGTATATCATTTACCTGTTTTAAGTTTTTTAGTTCTTCTTGCTCTATCATAAATAAATGTTTGCATGAATGTTCCAACAAATAAACCAATTAGAATAAAGAATTCACCAATTCCAATTCCATAGATTCCATTTTTTAAACCTGCGATTTCAATATTTACAACTTTAAATTTATCAAATAATTTATGTTGAATTTGATCTAATATTTTGCTTGTTGCTGTGTTTAAGAACGCAAATTGACTTGCAAAGTTATTTGCTTGTGCAAACTTGTCCATATTAGCTGTAAATTCTGCTATTGTTACTGCATTTCTATTTAAAGTGTTAGTGTTTGAAGCAAAAACTTCGTATGGTTTAATTGCTTTTAAATCAATTCCTGTTTTTTCAATTAATAATGAATTTATTTTTGGTAAATAAGTTTTAAAACTAAATTTTAAATTATCAACTGGACTATTATTTATTCCTGTGATTAATAATTTTATTACTAGTTCTACTTTTTTGTCTAATCCTAACTTATCAATGTTATCAATGTTAATTCACATTACTTGATCATCAGTAAATGGATCAATTCCATGCATGATGTCATAGAAGTATTTATTTATAATGTGAGAGTTATCATTTAAAACAGCAAGATATCCACTTAGTTTAGAACTTGATAAATCAATGTTTAATAATTTTGCAATTGTTTGTAATTTTGGGTCTTGTAAAATATTAGCAATTGTATTTGTCAATATTCCATTAGTATTTTTAGCTGCATCATTTGTTTTAGTAACTTCTGCACTTACATCACCAAAAATTCTATTTGCTGAACTGATTTGTTTATCAGTACTTGTATTTTTAGCATCACTAACAACATATTGTTTTCCAGCTTCAATTGTAATACTTGAATTGTCAATAAACCCTAATCTTTGAGATCTATTTACAATTTCATTTTTAGTTGGTGTATATGTAACTTGTTTATAAAAGTTTTTATAAATTATATTTGATATCGCTGAAGGGATATTTTCACCTAAGAATTTTTCAATACCTTTAACAATTAATGCTGACTTCATTTCCATCATACTGTTTAAGTAGTAACCAAAAATAAAGTTTCTTTCAAATGTTGTTCAGATGTTAATGTTAGCTTTTTGAGATTGAGGTAAAGAGTTTTTGTTAAAAATTGATCCTACTTGTTTAATTAAGTATTCCCCAAACCCTTCATCAATTTTTGCTTGAACATAATATTTTTTACCTTTTCATTGTTTTTCAATTTCACTTTCATATGAAATGTATCGAATATTTGAAAAAGCCATATCTTCTTTTAATTCTGGAGATGAAAATACATAATCTTCATCTTTAATGTTTTCATCAGTCTTTGGATTTAAAACTGATTTAATGACATCTCAGACATTAAACTTAAAAATATGATTTGCAATGTCTTCTTGTGAAGATATTGTCATAGTACCAGCATTAGTATATAAAGTTTGATTTTGTTGTTCATACGCAATTTGAATTGCTTGATCCTTACTAATTGATGAATCTACTGATTTATAATTTTTATCAGTTAAAACTCCAATTTTAAAGTCAAAATTTTCCATATCATTATTTTTATATACTCAGACTGTTTTGTCTTCGTTTAAAATAGCAACAGGTGCCTTTCCTAAATTGATTGTTGGGTTTCAGAAAGCTATTAAACATGTAACCCCATACAGAATAGGTATTAAAGCAATACCTATGAATTTAGAAATCCTTTTCACTGAAGACAGAACTCGAGACGTAAACTCATCTCGAAAACCTTTGATAATTCCTATCATATGTCTCCTTATATTAAATGAACTTTACTTAGTTCATATATATAACATAACATTTAAATAAAAAAATAACTAATAAGTTATTTAATTTTTATATTATTAAATTTAAAAATACCAAATAAGTAAACTAAGAATGCAATAACAACCATTAAAATTGGTTTTCAAAGAATTGAGAATGTACTTGCTCCTGTTTGTTGATGAGGTATGATAACCATTAAGTATACTGAACCTACAAAAGTTAATACACATGTTACTAAACTTAATATCATTAATACTCAGAATGTTTTATTTCCATAAATTCTTTTATACGTTGGATCTTTTAATCTAAGTTTAATAATTGAAGAATTTAATAAAATTTTTAAAGCACTAGTTGCTAATGCAAATGATGATATTATTTCAGAAATAGAACTAAATAATATATAGAAAATTGCTACACAAGCTAGCAATCCAATTGCCATATAAGGTTGATTTGTTTTTTTATGAACTTTTCCAAATATTGAATGCACATTTCCTGTTTCAGATAATTTGTGAATTAGTCGTGATTGGAAAAATAACAATGAGTTAACTGAACCAATGAATAAGAAAATTGCAAATATATTAAAAGTAAGTACTGCTCATTTATGTTGTGCAAAAATTGATGAAGTTGTTCCATTTGGAACAATTCAGATTCCTTCTTCATTTGGTGTTGCTAAAGATAACAAAGCAATACCATAACAAACATAAATAACTAAAACTATCAATACAGCACTTATTATAACTCAAGGAACTATTTTTTTTGGATTCTCAATTTCCTCAGTTATGTATGTAGGAAACTCATGTCCAGAATATGCAAATCCTGTGTATGTAATCGCAGGAATTAACATTGCAGAAGATATATAAGCATGACCTAATTCTTTATTTATTGCTGAATTTGAAAGTAATCCATCTTTTGAACCATACATAATTGGTAAAACAAAAACTAATATAATTGGTAATGTTTTAACAAATAAAAAAAATATCTGAGTATATTTACTACTATTTTTAACCATTATTTGAATTCCAGCAAGGAACAATAATATAAATAGAGCTAAAGCTTTTTGTAAAGTTTCAACAGCAATTTCTTTTGAATCTAATTCTAATATTTGTGTAATCATTGAGCTCATTGCTGAACAGCAACTAGATAAAGAAGTTGCAGAAACAAAAAGAATTAAAACTCAACCAAATCAAAAAGCTAAAATTCTTCAATTACACTTTCTAATTCAACTGTATCCACTACCACTTTGCTCATACCCAATTGATGGCTCAATAATGATAAAAGCATCTGGTAAAACAATTAATGCACCAAAGATTCATGCTAGTATCATTAATAATGGGTTGGCTTGTGCTAGACCAAAAACCATGTTGAATGAAATGATTATACTTGATCCAACTATTCCAGCTAAAGTTGATGCTAAAACAGTTCAAAAGCCATATTTTTTATTAAGTTTCATATTTTTCCCTCTTTCTTGCAAAATCTAATGTTCTTTGAACATATTCTTCATTGTAATCAGAAATTGTGTTTACATGCTCTGATCCAATTGGTGTTCAAATCTGACTAATTTTTTCACTTTCAAATTTTATTTTTTTTAAAAACATAGATTTACTCATCTCATACGGAATAAAAGTATCTCCTTTGGCGTGAATAAATAATATTGGTGTCTGTTTTGCCTTATTCATATTAACTTCAAGATTATATTTATTTTGTGGTGTTTTTGTTTCTTTACTAAATTTATAAGTAAACAAGAAACCTATTTTTCATCAAGGCATATGATATAAGTTATTTTCTATATAGTATCTGTATTGTAATTTAACGCTGTTAAAACCACAATCAGCAACCACCCAATTAATATAATTTTTATGTTCACCAATTTGTGAATATAAAATACTTGTTGAGGCCCCCATACTATTTCCAATTAAACCAATTGAATCAGCATTTTCATTATATTTTAAGTGTTTTATACTTAAATCTATCATTTTAATAGACGAATAACCTATATCTGTTTTTTCACCATAGCTTAAACCATGAGCAAATCCATCAAAAGTTAAAACATTATAGCCTTGTTTTCAATAATGATGAACTAATCTTAACGCTAAATATTTATTTTCTGTTCAACCATGTAGGCCGATTACTCACTTATTTGAATTATTATTTCTTGCAACTAAACAACTTATATTTCCATGCTCATTTTTTAATACTAATTCTTTTATGTTTTCATTTGTAAAAGTATCTTTAATATATGATAATTTCTTATTTTTTAAATCATCATAATATAAATCTAATGAATTAAATTCTATTCCTTCTTTTGTAAAACCATCGCGATAATAGTTGTAACAAAACTTTCTATAATCTAAATAATGTGACTTTGACATTTTAAGAATTTTATTAAATTGAATTACTGATAAAAAAATAGTTTTTAATGAATATTTATATTTTTTTATTATTTTCAAACTACACCTCTTTTTTATAATTAAAGTAATTATACATAAAAAATAATAATATTTTTTTTTAAAATACTATTATTTTTTGGAAATTTATTTTGAGCTTATTATCATTTTAATATGATCAATTCCGTCATCATCAAAAACTTCAGAGTATTCAGTAAAACCAAATTTCTTATAAAAATCTAGAAGCCTGTATTGAGCGCTTATTTGAATATCTTTTTTAAGTTTATTTTCATCAAGTCAAGCAATTACGCTTTTTAACAATTCAATACCATATTTTTAGCTTCTAAACTTTTTTGTAGTTAAAACTCTACCAAAAGTTAACGTTTTATCATCGATATCAAAAATTCTTAAATAACCAATCAAATCATCCTGTTCATTTCGCATCATTACATGAGTAGCAATTAAATCCTTATCATCAATATCACATGCTAATCATTCTTGTTCTACTACAAATACTTCACTTCTATTTTTAAATATTTCTCATATTTCTTTATTTGATAAATCATTAAATTTTTTAAATTCTATTTTCATAGTGATTCCTTTACCCTTATTAATAAATAGAATAACAAAAAAACAGCTTTCGCTGTTTTATTAGTTAATTTCTACTTTAATACCTGGGCCCATTGTTGTTGAGATTGTAATGTTAATGATGTAATCACCTTTAACAGTTTGAGGTTTAACTCTTCTCATTTCATTTAGGATTGTAGTAAAGTTTTCTTTTAATTGTTCGGCAGTAAATGAAGCTTTTCCAATAATTGTATGGATGTTTCCTTCTTTATCTGCACGGTATTCAATTTTACCTTTTTTAATTTCGTCAATTGCTTTAGCAACGTCCATTGTAACTGTTCCAGTTTTTGGGTTAGGCATTAATCCTTTTGGCCCTAAAACTTTTCCGATTGCTCCTAATTTAGCCATCATTTCTGGTGTAGCAACAATTACATCAAATTCAAATCAGTTTTCTTTTTGAATTTTTGCAATTAATTCTTCTCCACCAACAAAGTCAGCACCTGCATCTTGAGCTTCTTTAACTTTTGTATTTGTTAAAACTAAAACTTTTTGAGTTTTACCTGTTCCAGCTGGTAATACTAATGCTCCACGAATTTGTTGATCTGCTTTTCTTGGGTCAATATTTAAGTTGAATGATAATTCAACTGTTGAATCAAATTTAGTTGTTGAAGTTTCTTTTGCTAATTTAATTGCTTCGTCAAGTGCGTAAACTCTTTGTTTGTCTACTAAACCTTTAACGCTTTTCATTCTTTTTGAAATTTTAGCCATTATTTAGTTTCCTCCATACCAGTTATTTTGATTCCCATGTTTTTTGCTGTACCTGCAATAATTTTCATTGCTGCTTCAACATCATTTGCATTTAAATCAATTAATTTGTACTCAGCAATTTCTCTAACTTTATCAGCTGAAATAGTAGCAACTGTTTGAGTTTTTGCATTACTTGCACCTTTTTCGATTCCTGCTGCTTTTTTTAATAAAATAGCTGCTGGTGTTGTTTTTAGTATAAAGTCAAATGATTTGTCATCATAAGCTGTAATAACTACAGGAACAACGTCTCCTGAACGATCTTTAGTAGCATCGTTAAATTGTTTTGTAAATTCAGGCATGTTAATACCTAATGAAGCTAATTCTGCTCCAGGTTTAGCTTGCATCGCCATAAACTCTAATTTGGCAATACGTGTAATTCTTTTAGCCACGGGCTTATTCCTCCTAATTTCTTTTAGTCGGCTGCTTTTACTCGCTGTGGTCCATATGAAGTATTAGAACTTCTCCCACAATAAAAATCAGTCACTTTTAATTATACCTTTTTTAAAGTTTGATTCAATAACAAATAACAGTTAATTATCTATTTTCATGATATTAGCTATATCTTTGTCATAATTTCTTCTTAATTCTGAATAAACATGCTTTAAATAAACATCTTTTTCAACATCAAGTTTTTTAATTTCAGATAGCTCATTTATTAAATACGTACTGTCATTAGTTAAATTATATAAATGTCAATTTTTCAATTTATCGTTTGATTTATTAATAATTTCAATCATTATTTTTAAAATATCAGCATTGCATTTGTGATTGAAAAC
This region of Mesoplasma melaleucae genomic DNA includes:
- a CDS encoding amino acid permease, encoding MKLNKKYGFWTVLASTLAGIVGSSIIISFNMVFGLAQANPLLMILAWIFGALIVLPDAFIIIEPSIGYEQSGSGYSWIRKCNWRILAFWFGWVLILFVSATSLSSCCSAMSSMITQILELDSKEIAVETLQKALALFILLFLAGIQIMVKNSSKYTQIFFLFVKTLPIILVFVLPIMYGSKDGLLSNSAINKELGHAYISSAMLIPAITYTGFAYSGHEFPTYITEEIENPKKIVPWVIISAVLIVLVIYVCYGIALLSLATPNEEGIWIVPNGTTSSIFAQHKWAVLTFNIFAIFLFIGSVNSLLFFQSRLIHKLSETGNVHSIFGKVHKKTNQPYMAIGLLACVAIFYILFSSISEIISSFALATSALKILLNSSIIKLRLKDPTYKRIYGNKTFWVLMILSLVTCVLTFVGSVYLMVIIPHQQTGASTFSILWKPILMVVIAFLVYLFGIFKFNNIKIK
- a CDS encoding alpha/beta hydrolase, coding for MKIIKKYKYSLKTIFLSVIQFNKILKMSKSHYLDYRKFCYNYYRDGFTKEGIEFNSLDLYYDDLKNKKLSYIKDTFTNENIKELVLKNEHGNISCLVARNNNSNKWVIGLHGWTENKYLALRLVHHYWKQGYNVLTFDGFAHGLSYGEKTDIGYSSIKMIDLSIKHLKYNENADSIGLIGNSMGASTSILYSQIGEHKNYINWVVADCGFNSVKLQYRYYIENNLYHMPWWKIGFLFTYKFSKETKTPQNKYNLEVNMNKAKQTPILFIHAKGDTFIPYEMSKSMFLKKIKFESEKISQIWTPIGSEHVNTISDYNEEYVQRTLDFARKREKYET
- a CDS encoding GNAT family N-acetyltransferase, with product MLKSVIAWLDENKLKKDIQISAQYRLLDFYKKFGFTEYSEVFDDDGIDHIKMIISSK
- a CDS encoding GNAT family N-acetyltransferase, with translation MKIEFKKFNDLSNKEIWEIFKNRSEVFVVEQEWLACDIDDKDLIATHVMMRNEQDDLIGYLRIFDIDDKTLTFGRVLTTKKFRS
- the rplA gene encoding 50S ribosomal protein L1, whose translation is MAKISKRMKSVKGLVDKQRVYALDEAIKLAKETSTTKFDSTVELSFNLNIDPRKADQQIRGALVLPAGTGKTQKVLVLTNTKVKEAQDAGADFVGGEELIAKIQKENWFEFDVIVATPEMMAKLGAIGKVLGPKGLMPNPKTGTVTMDVAKAIDEIKKGKIEYRADKEGNIHTIIGKASFTAEQLKENFTTILNEMRRVKPQTVKGDYIINITISTTMGPGIKVEIN
- the rplK gene encoding 50S ribosomal protein L11; protein product: MAKRITRIAKLEFMAMQAKPGAELASLGINMPEFTKQFNDATKDRSGDVVPVVITAYDDKSFDFILKTTPAAILLKKAAGIEKGASNAKTQTVATISADKVREIAEYKLIDLNANDVEAAMKIIAGTAKNMGIKITGMEETK